One region of Skermanella mucosa genomic DNA includes:
- a CDS encoding TolC family protein — MSLPAAPALAALLSLALVPGPLAAQQPMAAEPPAGMPAGLFTSDPARIDDERGANAVVGKTRAALARTGVLFAPEQTRELALREAALTALQRNLDVKRIGLNKSVAQRTLVEAEAVFDPVFILAANASLSNSFERIERPIQWKPATQEYVRGQQILTGTRTDDIFLCGTMDDILSQPAELQTNFLRGRMIAPDANGQCHVRALPSTAPVALVAFDKERVAGYYPFRKEASTKSPNGQTETYTGTGGISQRLPWGGNLDLTVVTTYRDAYYVNNPDDPSTRVYGSYGRPWTSRATLSGSHPLPYTRNFREGDENRLAIDTARLNIDVADFAVRGVVNQTLLGVDTLYWTLVGAIQRLDAASGSVALAEESAARMQRRMELGLASESNRGQVVAQMERLRAVQQQLFGDYLTASESLRELLDEQDDALLLPIEYSAALDQPPEVPPPSGGAGGLSARVLDSPEYLRSETAIRIALRVRETRDAQTRPDVTASGSLQLSQSNAVFGYASVTESLGSLISYDSASLSIGVLYRRPVGNRAAKAALAGVDHDIKRQTHLLHQVERQIRSDYETARIQLASARQRIDDTAKRLALARDLHDRAARLEAGGVVTVYETIERLGTLLEARLGHIQARIDARIAESRMLASIGALAERYGEGAAQTREDRERIALLRGTGALAAFGEPPR, encoded by the coding sequence ATGAGCCTGCCCGCAGCCCCCGCCCTCGCCGCTCTCCTGTCACTGGCGCTGGTCCCCGGCCCGCTTGCCGCCCAGCAGCCGATGGCGGCCGAGCCCCCGGCCGGGATGCCGGCGGGGCTTTTCACCAGCGATCCGGCGCGCATCGACGACGAGCGCGGCGCAAACGCCGTGGTCGGGAAGACCCGTGCGGCCCTCGCCCGGACCGGGGTCCTGTTCGCCCCGGAGCAGACCCGGGAACTGGCCCTGCGCGAGGCGGCGCTGACGGCATTGCAGCGCAATCTCGACGTCAAGCGGATCGGGCTGAACAAGTCGGTGGCCCAGCGCACCCTGGTCGAGGCGGAAGCGGTCTTCGACCCGGTGTTCATCCTGGCGGCGAACGCTTCCCTGTCCAACAGCTTCGAGCGGATCGAGCGGCCCATTCAGTGGAAGCCCGCGACGCAGGAATATGTCCGGGGTCAGCAGATCCTGACGGGCACCCGGACGGACGATATCTTCCTCTGCGGCACCATGGACGACATCCTGAGCCAGCCGGCGGAACTCCAGACCAATTTCCTGCGGGGCCGGATGATCGCGCCGGACGCGAACGGCCAGTGCCATGTCCGGGCCCTGCCGTCCACCGCCCCGGTGGCGCTGGTCGCCTTCGACAAGGAGCGGGTCGCCGGGTACTATCCGTTCCGCAAGGAGGCAAGCACCAAGAGCCCGAATGGCCAGACCGAGACCTATACCGGGACCGGCGGCATATCCCAGCGGCTGCCCTGGGGCGGCAACCTGGACCTTACCGTCGTCACCACCTACCGCGACGCCTATTACGTCAACAATCCCGACGATCCCTCGACCAGGGTATACGGTTCCTACGGGCGCCCCTGGACCTCGCGCGCGACTTTGTCCGGCAGCCATCCACTCCCCTACACGCGGAACTTCCGAGAGGGAGACGAGAACCGGCTGGCGATCGACACGGCCCGCCTCAACATCGACGTCGCCGACTTCGCGGTGCGCGGCGTGGTCAACCAGACATTGCTCGGCGTCGATACCCTCTACTGGACCCTGGTCGGCGCGATCCAGCGGCTGGACGCCGCGTCGGGCTCCGTGGCGCTGGCGGAGGAGAGCGCCGCGCGCATGCAGCGCCGGATGGAACTGGGTCTCGCCAGCGAGAGCAACCGCGGCCAGGTCGTGGCACAGATGGAGCGGCTGCGCGCCGTCCAGCAGCAGCTCTTCGGCGACTATCTCACAGCGTCCGAGTCCCTCCGCGAACTGCTGGACGAGCAGGACGATGCGTTGCTGCTGCCGATCGAGTACAGCGCCGCGCTGGACCAGCCGCCCGAGGTTCCGCCCCCATCCGGCGGAGCGGGCGGGCTGTCGGCCCGGGTGCTGGACAGCCCCGAATACCTGAGGTCGGAAACGGCGATCCGGATCGCCCTTCGGGTGCGGGAGACCAGGGATGCGCAGACCCGTCCGGACGTGACGGCCAGCGGTTCCCTACAGCTCAGCCAGAGCAACGCGGTCTTCGGCTATGCCAGCGTGACCGAATCGCTCGGCAGCCTGATCAGCTACGACAGCGCTTCCCTCAGCATCGGCGTGCTTTACCGCAGGCCGGTCGGCAACCGCGCCGCCAAGGCGGCCCTGGCCGGCGTCGATCACGACATCAAGCGGCAGACCCACTTGCTGCATCAGGTCGAGCGCCAGATCCGCAGCGACTACGAGACCGCCCGGATCCAGCTCGCCAGCGCCCGTCAGCGGATCGACGACACCGCCAAGCGCCTCGCCCTCGCCCGCGACCTCCACGACAGGGCCGCCCGCCTGGAAGCCGGCGGAGTCGTGACCGTCTACGAGACGATCGAACGCCTCGGCACCCTGCTGGAGGCGCGTCTCGGCCACATCCAGGCGCGGATCGACGCCCGCATCGCGGAGAGCAGGATGCTGGCCAGCATCGGTGCCCTGGCCGAGCGGTACGGGGAGGGAGCGGCACAAACCCGCGAGGATCGGGAACGCATCGCCCTGCTCCGCGGCACCGGCGCGCTCGCCGCCTTCGGGGAGCCGCCGCGATGA
- a CDS encoding TolC family protein, producing MTPRRILLTLANATLILAQAVPASAQSPGPDLIARHGAAVTELVRRQIAEQPGARDLDRIALIGDLLKRRPDIAGARTVQPIDRRTAVASGLGNNLRLAIGLTTPERAAALSREADAVFNPVLDLTIGYGRTDAEHRTRVGKAITKAVNADGFNINSPFKNLPPSENEGQAQIKDMKLRPIKGGELIELPIEATPGRTFGSPEESLNYTLQITQELPWGGTLSITDRTAQREVYYRAGYYWEDGMWSTNLSGSLNTPLPFTKDFGSDNKKNAASRSAAAVAERADWDLQVLLNTILLEIDTAYFDTVRRLEALETTAANRDMIVRQQERMDRLYALNQTTRLQKAQIDAEAARARVRIEQSLSDYVAASQALSLLIGEPSVIGADAIYLPVDYEDDLAQAVPADLETALRTARESRPDFKVDDINRTLRDINEALARNQARLDLRFVASVTAGQNGTTYGYADPLKSHTGIALPDSLSQSYGLGLSYPWANRSADAGADIARLGTRDQDYATQSLQNRVRREITERLAAVQAARARVKAGAAEVDNLETSVASLERQQALTGTVSEDELIQATRRLLSARLALTGARVEAKQAESGLLFAQGTIAGALAEQTVASQFDRNRLSLLADAGHLSFFRPAESRTDRVAKPEGKP from the coding sequence ATGACGCCTCGCCGCATCCTGCTGACGCTGGCGAACGCCACACTGATCCTGGCGCAGGCCGTTCCCGCGTCGGCGCAGTCTCCCGGTCCCGACCTGATCGCCCGCCACGGTGCCGCCGTCACGGAACTGGTGAGGCGGCAGATCGCGGAGCAGCCCGGCGCCCGCGACCTGGACCGGATCGCCCTGATCGGCGATCTGCTGAAGCGCCGTCCCGACATCGCCGGCGCGCGGACGGTGCAGCCGATCGACCGCAGGACCGCGGTGGCCAGCGGACTGGGCAACAACCTGCGCCTCGCGATCGGCCTGACGACGCCTGAACGCGCCGCCGCCCTGTCCCGCGAGGCGGACGCCGTGTTCAACCCCGTGCTGGACCTGACGATCGGCTATGGCCGGACGGACGCCGAGCACCGCACCCGCGTCGGAAAGGCGATCACCAAGGCGGTCAATGCCGACGGCTTCAACATCAATTCGCCCTTCAAGAACCTGCCGCCGAGCGAGAACGAAGGGCAGGCCCAGATCAAGGACATGAAGCTGCGGCCGATCAAGGGCGGCGAATTGATCGAGCTGCCGATCGAGGCGACGCCGGGCCGGACGTTCGGCAGCCCCGAGGAGAGCCTGAACTACACGCTCCAGATCACGCAGGAGTTGCCCTGGGGCGGCACCCTCTCGATCACCGATCGGACCGCTCAGCGCGAGGTCTATTACCGGGCCGGGTATTATTGGGAGGACGGGATGTGGAGCACCAACCTGTCCGGCAGCCTGAACACGCCCCTGCCCTTCACCAAGGATTTCGGGTCCGACAACAAGAAGAACGCGGCATCGCGCAGCGCCGCCGCCGTGGCCGAACGGGCCGACTGGGATCTCCAGGTACTGCTCAACACGATCCTGCTGGAAATCGATACCGCCTATTTCGATACCGTCCGCCGCCTGGAAGCGCTGGAAACCACCGCCGCCAACCGCGACATGATCGTCCGGCAGCAGGAAAGGATGGACCGCCTCTATGCGCTGAACCAGACCACCCGCCTTCAGAAGGCGCAGATCGACGCCGAGGCGGCCAGGGCCCGGGTCCGGATCGAACAGTCGCTCAGCGACTATGTCGCCGCGTCGCAGGCCCTGTCGCTGCTGATCGGCGAGCCCTCGGTCATCGGCGCGGACGCCATCTATCTGCCGGTCGACTACGAGGACGACCTGGCGCAGGCCGTTCCGGCCGACCTGGAGACGGCGCTCCGCACCGCCCGGGAAAGCCGGCCCGATTTCAAGGTGGACGACATCAACAGGACGCTGCGCGACATCAACGAGGCCCTGGCCCGTAACCAGGCGCGGCTGGATCTCCGCTTCGTGGCCAGTGTCACCGCCGGGCAGAACGGAACGACCTACGGCTATGCCGACCCCCTGAAGAGCCATACCGGGATAGCGTTGCCGGACAGCCTCAGCCAGAGTTACGGCCTGGGCCTGTCCTATCCGTGGGCGAATCGGTCCGCGGACGCAGGCGCCGACATCGCGCGGCTCGGCACCCGGGACCAGGATTATGCCACGCAGTCCCTCCAGAACCGCGTGCGCCGCGAGATCACCGAACGGTTGGCGGCCGTGCAGGCGGCCCGCGCCCGCGTCAAGGCGGGTGCCGCCGAAGTCGACAACCTGGAGACCTCGGTCGCCAGCCTGGAGCGCCAGCAGGCGCTTACCGGCACGGTGTCGGAGGACGAGTTGATCCAGGCCACGCGGCGCCTGCTCTCCGCCCGGCTCGCCCTGACCGGGGCCCGGGTCGAGGCCAAGCAGGCCGAGAGCGGGCTGCTGTTCGCCCAGGGGACCATCGCAGGCGCGCTGGCGGAACAGACCGTCGCCAGCCAGTTCGACCGCAACCGCCTCTCGCTGCTGGCCGATGCCGGCCACCTCTCTTTCTTCAGACCCGCCGAGTCCCGGACGGACCGGGTCGCCAAACCGGAAGGTAAACCATGA
- a CDS encoding ATP-grasp domain-containing protein: protein MRIGLIAPAASPLGRRLHARLRRRLGNEVPWFDASMPEGTRMSVGRTGIRWDGHDLDRFDALFVHGFRYEDPVIPAADPGNEPGADWSLWQSEHVRRQQRYSFLYSMLSRLEDVPVRLYNGPSGHLAAFSRHHQLERLGRGGLGVAPAICTNDPVTARDFARSAADQGRAVVWRTATGKCAWQLFRDRQREHLMGADKPPILLAPAVDGPLRRAYAIDGRTVLTLECAVPSDDALERLEVFAPVAAPQAEVETHAAGSALTLSGLRWGSVLYVAGPDGPVIYDVDADPAVTDLPGGMGEHLTECLAATLSGEPPPAADGLAAAPRESLFLRRMLRIQFDIERTKHAAAPPA, encoded by the coding sequence ATGAGAATCGGCCTGATCGCGCCCGCGGCTTCCCCACTCGGCCGCCGACTCCATGCCCGGCTGCGCCGGCGGCTGGGGAATGAGGTGCCTTGGTTCGACGCCTCGATGCCGGAAGGAACCCGGATGAGCGTGGGCCGGACCGGCATCCGCTGGGACGGTCATGACCTCGACCGGTTCGACGCCCTGTTCGTCCATGGGTTCCGCTACGAGGACCCGGTGATACCGGCGGCCGACCCCGGCAACGAACCCGGTGCCGACTGGTCCCTGTGGCAGTCGGAGCATGTCCGGCGGCAGCAGCGTTACAGCTTCCTCTACAGCATGCTGTCCCGGCTCGAAGACGTGCCGGTGCGGCTGTACAACGGCCCGTCCGGGCACCTCGCGGCCTTCTCGCGCCACCACCAGCTGGAGCGCCTGGGCCGCGGCGGGCTGGGGGTCGCCCCCGCGATCTGCACCAACGACCCCGTCACCGCACGGGACTTCGCCCGGTCTGCGGCTGATCAGGGCCGCGCCGTGGTGTGGCGGACGGCGACCGGGAAATGTGCTTGGCAACTGTTCCGCGACCGCCAGCGCGAGCACCTGATGGGGGCCGACAAGCCGCCAATCCTGCTGGCCCCGGCCGTGGACGGGCCGTTGCGCCGGGCCTACGCGATCGACGGCCGGACCGTGCTGACGCTGGAGTGCGCCGTCCCGTCGGACGATGCCCTGGAGCGCCTGGAGGTCTTCGCTCCCGTCGCCGCGCCGCAGGCCGAGGTCGAGACCCATGCGGCCGGGAGCGCGCTCACCCTCTCCGGCCTGCGCTGGGGCAGCGTCCTTTACGTAGCCGGCCCTGACGGCCCGGTCATCTATGACGTGGACGCGGATCCGGCCGTGACGGACCTTCCCGGGGGCATGGGCGAGCACCTGACCGAGTGCCTGGCCGCCACTCTATCGGGGGAGCCGCCGCCCGCGGCCGACGGGCTCGCGGCGGCTCCCAGGGAAAGCCTCTTCCTGCGCCGCATGCTCCGCATCCAGTTCGACATCGAACGGACCAAGCATGCCGCCGCACCTCCCGCATAA
- a CDS encoding FHA domain-containing protein codes for MLVRDQGRRADAGGAANAPAGNPDGKLICLDPSQIDGSPAQVVVPLAGGKTVTIGRSDASSFVVASRKLSRQHAKLFPGEGTWGVEDLNSTNGVYVNGHKVNTIWLKHNDEVRLGSLAFRFELDRPPANAAERGRALPVHHDDDLSERTMMVGSLGAGKAVLDAVRKVEAPVKLKVDEDDDGPGEERERSGIRGKLILSGVVAAVLAGLGIGAAVYYPVHKKKQFVAQAIEHSSAVRKRVIDRASQYAGGNQAASFDQDLNELAEAIADSGRLLASEQSAPLADLAARMKFLSFEREFLPLLAKGDLASLRRLTERLGADLETTAGRVPANAEHGSTDGLAVVRELVKLARILIDLRALSAEFPQVSKLAPAQPPRDRIQALDALKLDFTRIRRETNRYLSVDYVLFNSAVKSVEDRDLPLLNQWKEFLGSGPG; via the coding sequence ATGCTGGTCCGCGACCAGGGACGCAGGGCCGACGCCGGCGGCGCGGCGAACGCACCGGCAGGCAATCCGGACGGAAAGCTGATCTGCCTGGATCCGTCGCAGATCGATGGCAGCCCTGCCCAGGTCGTGGTCCCGCTGGCCGGCGGAAAGACGGTGACGATAGGGCGGAGCGACGCCAGTTCGTTCGTCGTGGCGTCCCGCAAGCTCTCGCGCCAGCACGCCAAGCTGTTTCCCGGCGAGGGCACCTGGGGAGTCGAGGATCTCAACAGCACCAACGGCGTCTATGTCAACGGCCACAAGGTCAACACGATCTGGCTGAAGCACAACGACGAAGTCCGGCTAGGCTCCCTGGCCTTCCGCTTCGAGCTGGACCGCCCTCCCGCCAACGCGGCGGAGCGCGGGCGCGCCCTGCCCGTCCACCACGACGACGACCTGTCGGAGCGGACCATGATGGTCGGCAGCCTGGGCGCCGGCAAGGCCGTGCTCGATGCCGTCCGAAAGGTCGAGGCTCCCGTCAAGCTGAAGGTCGACGAGGATGATGACGGCCCCGGGGAGGAGCGCGAGCGCTCCGGCATCCGCGGCAAGCTGATCCTGAGCGGGGTCGTGGCCGCCGTGCTCGCGGGCCTGGGCATCGGCGCCGCGGTCTATTATCCGGTCCACAAGAAGAAGCAGTTCGTCGCCCAGGCGATCGAGCATTCCTCGGCGGTCCGCAAGCGGGTGATTGATCGCGCATCCCAGTATGCCGGCGGCAACCAAGCCGCATCCTTCGATCAGGATTTGAACGAGCTGGCGGAAGCTATCGCCGACAGCGGCCGCCTGCTCGCCTCCGAACAGAGCGCTCCCTTGGCCGACCTGGCGGCCCGCATGAAGTTCCTGTCCTTCGAGCGGGAGTTCCTGCCGCTGCTCGCCAAAGGCGATCTCGCCAGCCTGCGCCGGCTGACAGAACGGCTGGGCGCCGACCTGGAGACGACGGCCGGCCGGGTTCCCGCCAATGCCGAGCACGGCTCCACCGACGGGCTCGCGGTGGTCCGCGAACTGGTCAAGCTGGCACGGATCCTGATCGACCTGCGTGCCCTCTCGGCCGAGTTCCCGCAGGTGTCGAAGCTCGCCCCGGCCCAGCCGCCGCGCGACCGGATACAGGCCCTGGATGCGCTGAAGCTTGACTTCACCAGGATCCGGCGGGAGACGAACAGGTACCTGTCGGTGGATTACGTGCTGTTCAACTCGGCAGTGAAATCGGTCGAGGACCGCGATCTGCCGCTGCTCAACCAGTGGAAAGAATTCCTGGGGTCCGGCCCTGGGTAA